ATCCGTCATTTAAAATCAAGTCGCCTGAGATCTGATAGCTCAATACATGATCAGACACAAAATGTTCTCCCTGCCGACTCAACTGAGTATAACAAGAAAACACAATACTCCCAAAATCTTCTCTTTTAGATTTCATGATATACAAAGATATGAAATGAGACTGCAAAACACAGTCTCATTTGTTATTCCAGACTAATTCCTTTGTGAGCCAAATATTGTTTCCCATATTCTGTGTCAAAAATATTAACTGCGTCATCAGAATCGGTAGATATTGTCACACTCATCCATTTTTCGAATTCTTCTTTTCTTTTTTCGTCAGTTGCTCTTAAAATAGCTGCAGCTTCACTTCCCAACACCAAATGCAATGGAGGATTTTCATTTTCTACAACATCAATCATCACTTTCGCAGCCTTTGCAGGATCTCCCATTGGCAGAAACTTACCCGAAGTTAAATGTTGTTTCACCCCTCCTACTGTTGCTTCATACCCTTCAATATCTTTTGCAAAACTCATTGAGGGACCTGCCCATTCTGTACGGAAACCACCAGGCTGAATACAGGTTACTTTTATTCCCAAAGGAGCAACTTCTTTACTTAAAGATTCAGAAAACCCAACCAAACCAAATTTAGCCGCCTGATAAATTGAAAGTCCCGCATTCCCTACTCTACCTCCAATAGAACTGATCTGCAGAATATTTCCCGCACGTTGTTTTCTCATATAAGGCAAAACAGCTCTCGTTACTTCAATTGGTGCATATAAATTAACTTCCAATTGATTTCTTACCTGTTCATTCGTAAAAGCTTCTGCCGCTCCCGTAATTCCGAAACCTGCATTATTTACCAGAACATCTATTTTACCAAAATGACTTACTGCTTCTTCAACTGTAGCATAAATCTGTTCTTTATTCTGAACATCCAACTCCAGTGGTAACAACTGCTCAGGATATTGTTCAGTCAGTTCTTTTAACTGTTGGGGATTTCTGGCTGTAGCCACAACATAGTCACCTTTTAATAATACCGCTTTAACAAGATTTTTCCCTAAACCTTTTGAGCTTCCTGTGATAAACCAAACTTTTTTCATTGTATTACTGATTTTTATTTGATACAAATTTCCGCCAATAATGACTGTACAAGGTTTGTTAAAAAGCTCAAATTCACTTTGTTAAAAAACTCATTTTATTTC
Above is a genomic segment from Chryseobacterium geocarposphaerae containing:
- a CDS encoding oxidoreductase, producing the protein MKKVWFITGSSKGLGKNLVKAVLLKGDYVVATARNPQQLKELTEQYPEQLLPLELDVQNKEQIYATVEEAVSHFGKIDVLVNNAGFGITGAAEAFTNEQVRNQLEVNLYAPIEVTRAVLPYMRKQRAGNILQISSIGGRVGNAGLSIYQAAKFGLVGFSESLSKEVAPLGIKVTCIQPGGFRTEWAGPSMSFAKDIEGYEATVGGVKQHLTSGKFLPMGDPAKAAKVMIDVVENENPPLHLVLGSEAAAILRATDEKRKEEFEKWMSVTISTDSDDAVNIFDTEYGKQYLAHKGISLE